One window of the Ureibacillus sp. FSL W7-1570 genome contains the following:
- a CDS encoding ECF transporter S component, producing the protein MKNMQNSRTKTVDLVIQAMLIALVFISTVFLNIKLPIASNGGLVHLGTAMLFIASILFGPKKGAIAGAVGMGLFDLVGGWLVWAPITIISRAFQGYIVGKIAWSKGSQGESLPKNIFAMIVSVPVMIGVYYIGEAIMFSSLIIPLASIPGDLVQNAIGMMIAIPVCLVLKKIPYIASFAR; encoded by the coding sequence ATGAAGAATATGCAAAATTCAAGGACAAAGACCGTTGATTTGGTCATCCAGGCGATGTTGATTGCCCTTGTTTTCATATCCACCGTATTTTTGAATATTAAATTGCCGATTGCTTCAAATGGCGGGTTGGTTCATCTGGGAACGGCGATGCTATTTATTGCATCCATTTTATTTGGCCCCAAAAAAGGAGCGATTGCAGGGGCGGTTGGAATGGGGTTATTTGATCTTGTTGGCGGCTGGCTTGTATGGGCCCCAATTACGATTATATCCAGAGCATTTCAAGGATATATTGTCGGAAAAATCGCTTGGTCAAAGGGAAGCCAAGGGGAAAGCCTTCCGAAAAACATTTTTGCGATGATTGTATCCGTTCCTGTGATGATTGGTGTATATTACATCGGGGAAGCCATCATGTTTTCAAGTTTGATTATTCCACTGGCTTCAATTCCAGGGGATCTGGTGCAAAACGCGATCGGAATGATGATTGCCATCCCGGTTTGCCTCGTATTGAAAAAAATTCCGTACATTGCATCCTTCGCTCGATAA
- a CDS encoding VanZ family protein, producing the protein MKKFLNMAYWIVLVFYSYLLVDTVFLARDVRRSINIVPFDMISEQGFTINVWGNVLMFIPLGVYFADNMKQFRFWKVLGGIIGTSLAIEVLQYIFKCGASDIDDIILNTIGGLLGIFIYLLLKSISKSKEQVHIAISILSIIVGVPVILLVIIIFAYNH; encoded by the coding sequence ATGAAAAAATTTTTAAACATGGCTTATTGGATTGTTTTAGTATTTTATTCGTATCTGCTGGTTGATACGGTATTTTTGGCAAGAGATGTCCGCCGAAGCATTAACATCGTTCCCTTTGACATGATTTCCGAACAAGGATTTACGATAAATGTATGGGGAAATGTCTTGATGTTTATTCCATTGGGAGTCTACTTTGCAGACAATATGAAACAGTTCCGTTTTTGGAAAGTATTAGGGGGAATCATTGGGACAAGCTTGGCCATTGAAGTGCTGCAATATATTTTTAAATGTGGGGCAAGTGATATTGATGATATAATATTAAATACCATCGGTGGCTTGCTGGGAATATTTATTTATCTGTTATTGAAAAGCATATCCAAATCAAAAGAGCAGGTACATATCGCCATCTCCATCCTGTCCATTATAGTGGGCGTTCCCGTGATTTTATTGGTGATCATCATTTTTGCCTATAACCATTAA